A region from the Curtobacterium sp. MCBA15_012 genome encodes:
- a CDS encoding 1-phosphofructokinase family hexose kinase, with translation MNQTSAAAGSTASTRIVTVTPNPSLDRTIELAGELQRGAVQRAVHTTAEPGGKGVNVSRVVVASGGDTLAVLPGDELDPVLLGLATRGIPTAALPIGAPLRSNVTVTEPTGTTTKLNEPGPSLAGRLDDLAALVADAAGPTATGPAARWVVFAGSLPPGLPDDALAVLVRAVRRRHGDQVRIAVDSSGVPFTALLQSGERIDLVKPNAEELAEVVGGDPEGYERDPAAAAVAAQRLRDKHVDAVLLTLGSAGAVLVSDEGAFAAAAPRITARSTVGAGDSSLAGYLLAEVAGATPAERLAQAVATGAAAAALPGSDVPALDHTDPGSVTVRTLHPSQVPEPIA, from the coding sequence ATGAACCAGACCAGCGCTGCCGCCGGCAGCACCGCCAGCACCCGCATCGTCACCGTGACGCCCAACCCGTCCCTCGACCGGACGATCGAACTCGCCGGGGAGCTGCAGCGCGGTGCCGTGCAGCGGGCCGTGCACACCACGGCCGAGCCCGGCGGCAAGGGCGTCAACGTCTCCCGGGTCGTCGTGGCCAGCGGCGGCGACACCCTCGCGGTCCTGCCCGGGGACGAGCTCGACCCCGTGCTGCTCGGGCTCGCGACCCGTGGCATCCCGACCGCAGCGCTGCCGATCGGCGCCCCGCTCCGGTCGAACGTGACCGTGACCGAGCCGACCGGCACCACGACGAAGCTCAACGAGCCCGGGCCCTCGCTCGCCGGCCGCCTGGACGACCTCGCCGCGCTCGTCGCCGACGCCGCCGGGCCCACCGCGACCGGACCGGCCGCACGCTGGGTGGTGTTCGCCGGCTCGCTGCCGCCCGGGCTCCCGGACGACGCGCTCGCGGTCCTCGTCCGCGCGGTCCGCAGGCGGCACGGGGACCAGGTCCGCATCGCCGTCGACTCGTCGGGCGTCCCCTTCACGGCACTGCTGCAGTCCGGGGAGCGCATCGACCTGGTCAAGCCGAACGCCGAGGAGCTCGCCGAGGTCGTCGGCGGCGACCCGGAGGGCTACGAGCGCGACCCCGCCGCCGCCGCGGTGGCCGCCCAGCGCCTCCGCGACAAGCACGTCGACGCCGTGCTGCTCACGCTCGGCAGCGCCGGCGCCGTCCTCGTCTCGGACGAGGGGGCCTTCGCCGCCGCGGCACCGCGCATCACCGCGCGGTCCACGGTCGGCGCGGGGGACTCCTCGCTCGCCGGCTACCTGCTCGCCGAGGTCGCCGGTGCGACCCCCGCCGAGCGGCTCGCCCAGGCCGTCGCCACCGGAGCCGCCGCTGCGGCGCTCCCCGGCAGCGACGTGCCCGCCCTCGACCACACCGACCCCGGCAGCGTGACCGTCCGGACCCTGCACCCGTCGCAGGTCCCGGAACCGATCGCCTGA
- a CDS encoding phosphoribosylanthranilate isomerase translates to MTDQRWIKICGLSTPETVDAAIDAGADAVGFVFAAGSPRTVTADLAKELVERVPDGIDAVGVFRDQAIDEVVGIASEVGLTTLQLHGRESASDFARARDAGFFTIRAVAAEDYLRETTEQRAAYDHDLLLIDAAVPGSGHLVDPTTVAGRIDEAWILAGGLTPANVVAAVEALDPDGVDVSSGVESERGVKDVAKIRSFVEAVRSIP, encoded by the coding sequence ATGACCGACCAGCGCTGGATCAAGATCTGCGGGCTCTCCACGCCCGAGACCGTGGACGCCGCGATCGACGCGGGTGCCGACGCGGTCGGGTTCGTCTTCGCCGCGGGCAGTCCCCGCACGGTGACCGCGGACCTCGCCAAGGAGCTCGTCGAGCGGGTGCCGGACGGCATCGACGCCGTCGGGGTGTTCCGCGACCAGGCGATCGACGAGGTCGTCGGCATCGCCTCCGAGGTCGGGCTCACCACCCTGCAGCTGCACGGTCGCGAGTCGGCGAGCGACTTCGCCCGTGCCCGCGACGCCGGCTTCTTCACGATCCGTGCGGTCGCCGCCGAGGACTACCTCCGCGAGACCACCGAGCAGCGTGCCGCCTACGACCACGACCTGCTGCTCATCGACGCCGCCGTGCCCGGGAGCGGGCACCTGGTCGACCCGACCACCGTCGCCGGCAGGATCGACGAGGCCTGGATCCTCGCCGGCGGGCTGACCCCCGCGAACGTCGTCGCCGCGGTCGAGGCACTGGACCCCGACGGGGTCGACGTCTCGAGCGGCGTCGAGTCCGAGCGCGGCGTCAAGGACGTCGCGAAGATCCGCTCGTTCGTCGAGGCGGTCCGCAGCATCCCCTGA
- a CDS encoding DeoR/GlpR family DNA-binding transcription regulator, producing MYATERQDAIAAALQSAGRVSVADLAEHFDVTTETVRRDLGALETAGVLRRVHGGAVPVGRSSIVELSVAEREGQHGTAKTAIARAAMRLVPPTFTGSIALDAGTTCAAVAAELVRWEPATPGATLTVVTNSVPIAAALQHSEHVELHLLGGRVRGVTSAAVGTATVEQIGALRPDIAFVGTNGLSAGFGLSTPDEYEAGVKGAYVLAARRSVVLADAAKHGVEALMRFARLDEIDTLVTDQEPPADLAVALADADVEVVVA from the coding sequence ATGTACGCAACGGAGCGGCAGGACGCCATCGCCGCCGCGCTGCAGTCGGCCGGGCGGGTGTCCGTCGCCGACCTCGCCGAGCACTTCGACGTCACCACCGAGACCGTCCGCCGCGACCTCGGCGCGCTCGAGACCGCCGGGGTCCTGCGCCGCGTGCACGGGGGAGCCGTCCCCGTCGGACGGTCGAGCATCGTGGAGCTGTCCGTCGCCGAGCGCGAGGGCCAGCACGGCACCGCGAAGACCGCGATCGCCCGGGCCGCGATGCGCCTGGTCCCGCCGACCTTCACCGGCTCGATCGCCCTCGACGCCGGCACCACCTGCGCGGCCGTCGCCGCCGAGCTCGTGCGCTGGGAACCCGCGACGCCCGGCGCGACGCTGACCGTCGTCACGAACTCCGTGCCGATCGCCGCCGCCCTGCAGCACAGCGAGCACGTCGAGCTGCACCTGCTCGGCGGCCGCGTCCGCGGGGTCACGAGCGCCGCGGTCGGCACCGCCACGGTCGAGCAGATCGGGGCGCTCCGGCCCGACATCGCCTTCGTCGGCACGAACGGGCTGTCCGCGGGCTTCGGCCTGAGCACCCCCGACGAGTACGAGGCCGGCGTCAAGGGCGCCTACGTGCTCGCCGCCCGCCGCAGCGTGGTCCTCGCCGACGCCGCCAAGCACGGGGTCGAGGCGCTCATGCGCTTCGCCCGCCTCGACGAGATCGACACGCTCGTCACCGACCAGGAGCCCCCGGCGGACCTCGCCGTGGCGCTCGCCGACGCCGACGTGGAGGTCGTGGTCGCATGA
- a CDS encoding ABC transporter ATP-binding protein — translation MASTRRPAPGPDRHPTGTSARTSAADHAPSPVLSLQDVVKSYGEVQALRGVSLEVDHGELVAVVGPSGSGKSTMLNIIGTLDRPTSGTVTIAGNAVDRMSDDALSVLRADHIGFVFQHFHLQPGATAAENVADGLLYAGVSRSERHERAVRALERVGLGRRAGHRPGQLSGGEKQRVAIARAIVGEPTILLADEPTGALDTATGGAILDLLHELNEEGTTVLVITHDLDLAADLPRQVRMRDGQVQQDSTGGDARSLADAIAGGAR, via the coding sequence ATGGCGTCCACCCGTCGTCCGGCCCCCGGGCCCGACCGGCACCCGACAGGCACGTCGGCGCGCACGTCCGCGGCCGACCACGCCCCGTCGCCCGTCCTGTCGCTGCAGGACGTCGTCAAGTCCTACGGCGAGGTCCAGGCCCTGCGCGGGGTGTCGCTCGAGGTGGACCACGGGGAGCTCGTCGCGGTCGTCGGCCCGTCCGGCTCGGGCAAGTCGACGATGCTCAACATCATCGGGACGCTCGACCGTCCGACCTCCGGGACGGTGACGATCGCCGGCAACGCGGTCGACCGGATGTCCGACGACGCACTGTCCGTGCTCCGGGCCGACCACATCGGGTTCGTCTTCCAGCACTTCCACCTGCAGCCCGGTGCCACCGCGGCAGAGAACGTCGCCGACGGCCTGCTGTACGCCGGGGTGTCCCGGTCCGAGCGGCACGAGCGTGCGGTCCGGGCGCTCGAACGGGTCGGCCTCGGTCGCCGCGCGGGGCACCGTCCCGGCCAGCTGTCGGGCGGCGAGAAGCAGCGCGTCGCGATCGCCCGGGCGATCGTCGGCGAACCGACGATCCTGCTCGCCGACGAGCCGACCGGCGCGCTCGACACGGCGACCGGCGGCGCGATCCTCGACCTGCTCCACGAGCTCAACGAGGAGGGCACCACCGTGCTCGTGATCACCCACGACCTGGACCTCGCCGCCGACCTGCCCCGGCAGGTGCGGATGCGCGACGGCCAGGTGCAGCAGGACAGCACGGGCGGGGACGCCAGGAGCCTGGCCGACGCGATCGCGGGAGGTGCGCGGTGA
- a CDS encoding DedA family protein — protein MTTAPTLPPTLPTTTVRAAQGATGTEDLGGLSGFVLQVIDALGEWGVAVMLFVETVFPPIPSEVILPLAGFLAGAGRMNLVLVLLLATLGSYLGALVLYWLGAVIGFERTVRWLGKLPLVDEDDFRKAADWFHRHGRSAVFFGRFVPIVRSLISLPAGADRMHLGTFSLFTIIASSIWNSALVLLGAAFGTQYDKVEQYTEWIDRVLYVAIAVVVVTFVVRRVRRARAQRRAGRDEVSAGQRRAGRDEASAGLQHDRDEPTAERRDDEPAAAVHGRRRATTADD, from the coding sequence ATGACGACCGCCCCCACGCTGCCGCCGACCCTGCCCACCACGACCGTGCGCGCGGCCCAGGGGGCGACGGGGACCGAGGACCTCGGCGGTCTGTCCGGCTTCGTCCTGCAGGTGATCGACGCCCTGGGGGAGTGGGGCGTGGCGGTCATGCTCTTCGTCGAGACGGTCTTCCCGCCGATCCCGTCCGAGGTGATCCTGCCGCTCGCCGGGTTCCTCGCGGGGGCCGGGCGGATGAACCTGGTGCTCGTGCTGCTGCTCGCGACGCTCGGCTCGTACCTCGGGGCGCTCGTGCTGTACTGGCTCGGCGCGGTGATCGGCTTCGAGCGGACCGTGCGCTGGCTCGGCAAGCTGCCCCTCGTCGACGAGGACGACTTCCGCAAGGCCGCCGACTGGTTCCACCGGCACGGTCGGAGCGCGGTGTTCTTCGGCCGGTTCGTGCCGATCGTCCGCAGCCTGATCTCGCTGCCCGCCGGCGCCGACCGGATGCACCTCGGCACGTTCTCGCTGTTCACGATCATCGCGAGCAGCATCTGGAACAGTGCCCTCGTGCTGCTCGGTGCCGCGTTCGGGACCCAGTACGACAAGGTCGAGCAGTACACCGAGTGGATCGACCGGGTGCTCTACGTCGCGATCGCGGTCGTCGTGGTCACGTTCGTGGTGCGGCGCGTCCGCCGGGCACGGGCCCAGCGGCGAGCCGGTCGGGACGAGGTGAGTGCCGGCCAGCGGCGAGCCGGTCGGGACGAGGCGAGCGCCGGGCTGCAGCACGATCGGGACGAGCCGACCGCCGAGCGACGCGACGACGAGCCCGCGGCAGCCGTCCACGGTCGCCGTCGCGCGACGACCGCGGACGACTGA
- a CDS encoding DUF2231 domain-containing protein — protein MPELPLLRRLTDSIEHASVLDKAVDLDTRAVRAIAKPKALRQLLHGVPIGHPLHPLMVQVPLGAWISAAVLDTIGGKGNARAAQTLTGVGIASAGSASMAGYVDWAELSLEQRRTGWVHQAVNWVGITFFGLSWWQRRKGNTAAGKALGFVGLAVVGVGGYLGGHLSYRQRAGVGSSDRVPFDS, from the coding sequence ATGCCTGAGCTGCCCCTGCTGCGTCGCCTCACCGACTCCATCGAGCACGCGAGCGTGCTCGACAAGGCCGTCGACCTCGACACCCGCGCCGTCCGCGCGATCGCCAAGCCGAAGGCGCTGCGCCAGCTGCTGCACGGCGTGCCGATCGGTCACCCGCTGCACCCGCTGATGGTGCAGGTGCCGCTCGGCGCCTGGATCTCGGCGGCCGTCCTCGACACGATCGGGGGGAAGGGGAACGCCCGCGCGGCCCAGACCCTCACCGGCGTCGGGATCGCCTCGGCTGGGAGCGCCTCGATGGCGGGCTACGTCGACTGGGCCGAGCTGTCCCTCGAGCAGCGCCGCACCGGGTGGGTGCACCAGGCCGTGAACTGGGTCGGCATCACGTTCTTCGGGCTGTCGTGGTGGCAGCGCCGGAAGGGCAACACCGCCGCTGGCAAGGCCCTCGGGTTCGTCGGCCTGGCGGTCGTCGGGGTCGGCGGGTACCTCGGCGGGCACCTGTCGTACCGGCAGCGGGCCGGCGTCGGGTCGAGCGACCGGGTACCGTTCGACTCCTGA
- a CDS encoding fructose-specific PTS transporter subunit EIIC — protein MSADTTQRLISAELVGLDEDLGGTSSDVIRVLADRVAATGRAADGAALADDAIKREASVGTGVPGGIAIPHARSASVSSPTLAFSRLARKVPFGAPDGDADIVFMIAVPEGADKDHLTVLSTLARALIRDDFTAALRAAATPQDVVDLVQREVGGEVAEAGVGAAPAAPAAAAPTSTTAGTGARKVIVGVTACPTGIAHTYMAADALVAAAERAGAEMHVETQGSSQVEPLDPALIARADAVVFAVDVDVRDRARFAGKPLVSGPVKRGVDEPDKMIAEALRAADDPNAARVQGGAATTAESNTADEHFGQALKRWLLTGVSYMIPFVAGGGLLIALGFLLSGYGIALQHGDSGQNNAVYTLTNYTLLNLPPEGLAYYLGAAAFQIGGVSLGFLVAALAGYIAYAMADRPGIAPGFVAGSIAVFMNAGFLGGLVGGLIAGAAAYWIGRIPTWRWLRGLMPVVIIPLFASIIASGLMLLVLGGPIAWLMTELTAWLNSLNGASVVLLGIILGLMMAFDLGGPVNKVAYSFAVAGLGAGTASNVVPFEIMAAVMAAGMVPPLALALASTVLYRKGFTKPERENGKAAWLLGASFISEGAIPFAAADPLRVIPASMVGAAVTGALSMAAGVTSRAPHGGVFVFFAIDSFLVWVLAILAGTVVSALVLVALKKWVRRAPAADAAAAHEAAVAGETVGQRAPAAV, from the coding sequence ATGTCCGCAGACACGACGCAGCGCCTCATCAGCGCCGAGCTCGTCGGCCTCGACGAGGACCTCGGCGGGACGTCGTCCGACGTCATCCGCGTGCTCGCCGACCGCGTCGCCGCCACCGGCCGCGCGGCCGACGGTGCCGCCCTCGCCGACGACGCGATCAAGCGCGAGGCGAGCGTCGGCACCGGCGTCCCCGGCGGCATCGCGATCCCGCACGCCCGGTCGGCCTCGGTCTCGAGCCCGACGCTGGCGTTCTCCCGCCTGGCCCGGAAGGTGCCGTTCGGCGCACCGGACGGCGACGCGGACATCGTCTTCATGATCGCCGTGCCCGAGGGCGCCGACAAGGACCACCTGACGGTCCTGTCGACCCTCGCCCGGGCGCTCATCCGCGACGACTTCACCGCCGCGCTCCGCGCCGCCGCGACCCCGCAGGACGTCGTGGACCTGGTGCAGCGCGAGGTCGGCGGCGAGGTCGCCGAGGCCGGCGTCGGCGCCGCCCCCGCAGCTCCCGCCGCCGCGGCCCCGACGTCCACGACGGCCGGGACCGGTGCCCGCAAGGTCATCGTCGGCGTCACCGCGTGCCCGACCGGCATCGCGCACACGTACATGGCCGCCGACGCCCTCGTCGCCGCGGCCGAGCGCGCCGGTGCCGAGATGCACGTCGAGACGCAGGGCTCCTCGCAGGTCGAGCCGCTCGACCCCGCACTGATCGCCCGTGCCGACGCCGTCGTGTTCGCGGTCGACGTGGACGTCCGCGACCGCGCACGCTTCGCCGGCAAGCCGCTCGTCTCCGGTCCCGTCAAGCGCGGTGTCGACGAGCCGGACAAGATGATCGCCGAGGCTCTCCGTGCCGCCGACGACCCGAACGCCGCACGCGTGCAGGGCGGTGCCGCGACGACCGCCGAGTCGAACACGGCGGACGAGCACTTCGGCCAGGCCCTCAAGCGGTGGCTGCTGACCGGCGTCAGCTACATGATCCCGTTCGTCGCGGGCGGCGGACTCCTGATCGCGCTCGGCTTCCTGCTCTCCGGCTACGGCATCGCGCTGCAGCACGGCGACTCCGGCCAGAACAACGCCGTCTACACGCTGACGAACTACACGCTGCTGAACCTGCCGCCCGAGGGACTGGCGTACTACCTCGGTGCCGCCGCGTTCCAGATCGGCGGGGTGTCCCTCGGGTTCCTCGTCGCCGCCCTGGCCGGGTACATCGCGTACGCCATGGCCGACCGGCCCGGCATCGCGCCCGGCTTCGTCGCCGGCTCGATCGCCGTGTTCATGAACGCCGGCTTCCTCGGCGGGCTCGTCGGTGGTCTCATCGCCGGTGCCGCCGCGTACTGGATCGGGCGCATCCCGACCTGGCGCTGGCTCCGCGGCCTCATGCCGGTCGTGATCATCCCGCTGTTCGCGTCGATCATCGCCTCGGGGCTCATGCTCCTCGTGCTCGGCGGCCCGATCGCCTGGCTCATGACGGAACTCACCGCGTGGCTCAACTCGCTCAACGGCGCCTCGGTGGTCCTGCTCGGCATCATCCTCGGCCTGATGATGGCGTTCGACCTCGGTGGCCCGGTGAACAAGGTCGCCTACTCGTTCGCCGTCGCCGGGCTCGGTGCCGGCACCGCGTCCAACGTCGTGCCGTTCGAGATCATGGCCGCCGTGATGGCCGCGGGCATGGTCCCGCCGCTGGCCCTCGCGCTCGCCTCGACCGTCCTGTACCGCAAGGGCTTCACGAAGCCGGAGCGTGAGAACGGCAAGGCCGCGTGGCTGCTCGGTGCGTCGTTCATCTCGGAGGGTGCGATCCCGTTCGCCGCCGCCGACCCGCTGCGGGTCATCCCGGCGTCGATGGTCGGTGCCGCGGTCACGGGCGCGCTGTCGATGGCCGCCGGTGTGACCTCGCGGGCCCCGCACGGTGGCGTGTTCGTGTTCTTCGCGATCGACTCGTTCCTGGTCTGGGTGCTCGCGATCCTGGCCGGCACGGTGGTCTCCGCGCTGGTGCTCGTCGCCCTGAAGAAGTGGGTGCGCCGTGCCCCCGCGGCGGACGCCGCGGCCGCCCACGAGGCGGCGGTGGCCGGCGAGACGGTCGGTCAGCGCGCTCCGGCGGCGGTCTGA
- a CDS encoding DUF2945 domain-containing protein produces MALSKGDEVHWNTSQGTTTGTVVEKKTKDFTFEGQHFTPTDDDPYWIVESEKSGNKAAHKESALTKK; encoded by the coding sequence ATGGCGCTGTCGAAGGGCGACGAGGTGCACTGGAACACCTCGCAGGGCACCACCACGGGCACCGTCGTCGAGAAGAAGACGAAGGACTTCACGTTCGAGGGGCAGCACTTCACGCCGACGGACGACGACCCGTACTGGATCGTCGAGTCGGAGAAGTCCGGCAACAAGGCCGCCCACAAGGAGTCGGCCCTCACGAAGAAGTGA
- a CDS encoding efflux RND transporter periplasmic adaptor subunit has translation MTAQRSSRKLVVAAAVVAVLGAGVGGWALTSLPSSTPASAESTAQRHHETAPVTKGDLVDTKTFSGSLGYGKPTGVPGAASGTLTWLPKPGQVVHRDEPLYAVDERPVRAMVGATPMWRTLERGRKGDDVQQLNENLAALGYDVAVDRTFGPRTERAVQRWQKDRGLEVTGTITTNDVVFVDGDVRVESVTGVLGQPPAGDLLQVTSTNRVVTATVPQRDAERMVVGTTVRLLVNGTGDPLEGQVVDNEPTKGDDGTTSVAVTISFDPGDRQLPAAASARIEAEGQAERDVLSVPVSALLAGSTADAFAVDVVRRDGTTKRVPVRVGFVASGRAAVTGDVAEGDRVVVP, from the coding sequence GTGACCGCGCAGCGCAGCAGCCGGAAGCTCGTCGTCGCGGCGGCCGTCGTCGCGGTCCTCGGCGCCGGGGTCGGTGGGTGGGCACTCACGAGCCTGCCGTCGTCGACGCCCGCGTCGGCGGAGTCCACGGCCCAGCGGCACCACGAGACCGCGCCGGTGACGAAGGGCGACCTCGTCGACACGAAGACCTTCTCGGGCTCGCTCGGGTACGGCAAGCCGACCGGCGTGCCCGGTGCGGCATCCGGCACGCTGACCTGGCTGCCGAAGCCGGGCCAGGTCGTCCACCGCGACGAGCCGCTCTACGCGGTCGACGAACGTCCCGTCCGCGCGATGGTCGGCGCGACGCCGATGTGGCGCACGCTCGAGCGCGGGCGCAAGGGCGACGACGTGCAGCAGCTCAACGAGAACCTCGCGGCGCTCGGCTACGACGTCGCCGTCGACCGGACGTTCGGCCCCCGGACGGAGCGGGCGGTGCAGCGGTGGCAGAAGGACCGGGGGCTCGAGGTGACGGGGACGATCACGACGAACGACGTCGTCTTCGTCGATGGCGACGTCCGCGTCGAATCCGTCACCGGGGTCCTCGGTCAGCCGCCGGCGGGTGACCTGCTGCAGGTCACGAGCACGAATCGCGTCGTGACCGCCACGGTCCCGCAGCGTGACGCCGAGCGGATGGTCGTCGGCACGACGGTCCGGCTGCTCGTGAACGGCACGGGCGATCCGCTCGAGGGGCAGGTCGTCGACAACGAGCCGACCAAGGGCGACGACGGGACGACGAGCGTCGCGGTGACGATCAGCTTCGACCCGGGCGACCGGCAGCTGCCCGCGGCCGCCTCGGCCCGCATCGAGGCCGAGGGGCAGGCCGAGCGGGACGTGCTCAGCGTCCCGGTGTCCGCACTGCTCGCCGGCAGCACCGCCGATGCGTTCGCCGTCGACGTGGTGCGGCGCGACGGCACCACGAAGCGCGTCCCGGTCCGGGTCGGGTTCGTGGCCTCCGGCCGGGCAGCGGTGACGGGCGACGTCGCCGAGGGTGACCGGGTGGTGGTGCCGTGA
- a CDS encoding serine/threonine-protein kinase yields MTLVDSARADTVLAGRYRLVKLIGTGGMGSVYEARDEHTYRAVAVKMFATPDSMTTADRVRQEREIRLLSMLSHPGLVPLYDAGTHEFEDGPHRYIVMELIADTTLLRRLAGGALHNYEVADLGAQLADALAYVHSRGIVHRDVKPANILINDEGASGFARSVKLTDFGVAHFVDGSRLTNDGTIIGTAAYLSPEQVAGEPIGFATDVYSLGLVLLESLTGKQEYSGTLIEAALARLRHDPVVPERVGADWHDLLAKMTHRDPSRRPTAVAVANALRGGSTQVTGPVPLGPDREKHKHAHKLHRAARRHAKRGTFTAVRRWRRRNVLVGSFAAFGVLAACVAAYVAGTLH; encoded by the coding sequence ATGACCCTGGTCGACAGCGCCCGAGCTGACACGGTCCTCGCCGGGCGGTACCGCCTGGTGAAGCTCATCGGCACCGGCGGCATGGGTTCCGTGTACGAGGCACGCGACGAGCACACCTACCGTGCCGTCGCGGTGAAGATGTTCGCCACGCCCGACTCGATGACGACCGCCGACCGGGTCCGCCAGGAGCGCGAGATCCGCCTGCTCAGCATGCTGTCGCACCCGGGCCTCGTCCCGCTCTACGACGCAGGCACGCACGAGTTCGAGGACGGTCCGCACCGGTACATCGTGATGGAGCTCATCGCGGACACGACGCTCCTCCGGCGGCTCGCGGGCGGTGCGCTGCACAACTACGAGGTGGCCGACCTCGGCGCCCAGCTCGCCGACGCCCTGGCCTACGTGCACTCGCGCGGCATCGTGCACCGGGACGTCAAGCCGGCGAACATCCTCATCAACGACGAGGGCGCCTCCGGGTTCGCCCGGTCGGTCAAGCTCACCGACTTCGGCGTCGCGCACTTCGTCGACGGCTCGCGACTGACGAACGACGGCACGATCATCGGCACGGCGGCGTACCTCAGCCCCGAGCAGGTCGCCGGGGAGCCGATCGGCTTCGCGACCGACGTGTACTCGCTCGGCCTCGTGCTCCTCGAGTCGCTGACCGGCAAGCAGGAGTACTCCGGCACCCTGATCGAGGCGGCTCTCGCTCGCCTCCGGCACGACCCCGTCGTCCCCGAGCGCGTCGGCGCGGACTGGCACGACCTGCTCGCCAAGATGACGCACCGCGACCCGTCCCGCCGCCCGACCGCGGTGGCCGTCGCCAACGCCCTACGCGGCGGTTCGACGCAGGTCACCGGTCCGGTGCCGCTCGGCCCCGACCGCGAGAAGCACAAGCACGCCCACAAGCTGCACCGCGCCGCACGGCGGCACGCCAAGCGCGGCACGTTCACCGCCGTCCGGCGCTGGCGTCGCCGGAACGTGCTCGTCGGGTCCTTCGCGGCCTTCGGGGTGCTCGCCGCGTGCGTCGCCGCGTACGTGGCCGGCACGCTGCACTAG
- a CDS encoding ABC transporter permease: MSAGAVRSSAGAVGSVAGAVGSRAGAVRSRVGLGDLLRLGVFGLRTRPTRVVLSALGIAIGIAAMIAVVGISSSSKAELDRVLDALGTNVLTVTEAQSFGESTPLPPTAVDSVARQRAVERAAGVGTVKGAHVYRNALVPEGESRGIQVMATWGDVPDVLGGQLADGRWVDPGADAPDQVVLGAEAATALGIDAVDPDTRVWTGGRWVQVVGILAPLELAPDLDNSVFVPRGTAADLGFDGHPSAVYTRVDPEQVAAVRDRLARAVSPLAPTEVGVTRPSDALAAKNATDDSFTGLLVGIGGVALLVGGIGVANTMVITVLERRAEVGVRRALGARRRHIRDQFLVESLLLSTLGGMAGVVVGVAVTAAFAISQHWPVAVPLWAVAGGLGATIVIGGVSGLYPAARAARIPPTSALAAV; this comes from the coding sequence GTGAGCGCCGGGGCCGTCCGGTCCAGCGCCGGGGCCGTCGGGTCCGTCGCCGGGGCCGTCGGGTCCCGCGCCGGGGCCGTCCGCTCCCGCGTCGGGCTCGGCGACCTGCTCCGCCTCGGCGTGTTCGGCCTCCGCACCCGTCCGACCCGTGTGGTCCTGTCCGCGCTCGGCATCGCCATCGGCATCGCGGCGATGATCGCGGTCGTCGGGATCTCGAGCTCGAGCAAGGCCGAGCTGGACCGGGTGCTCGACGCACTCGGGACCAACGTCCTGACCGTGACCGAGGCGCAGTCCTTCGGCGAGTCGACGCCGCTGCCGCCCACCGCGGTGGACTCGGTCGCACGGCAGCGCGCCGTCGAGCGCGCCGCGGGCGTCGGGACGGTCAAGGGGGCGCACGTGTACCGCAACGCACTGGTGCCGGAGGGGGAGTCGCGCGGCATCCAGGTGATGGCGACGTGGGGCGACGTGCCCGACGTCCTCGGCGGGCAGCTCGCCGACGGACGCTGGGTCGACCCGGGCGCCGACGCCCCCGACCAGGTCGTGCTCGGTGCCGAGGCCGCGACGGCGCTGGGCATCGACGCGGTGGACCCCGACACCCGCGTCTGGACGGGCGGCCGCTGGGTGCAGGTCGTCGGGATCCTCGCCCCGCTCGAACTCGCCCCGGACCTGGACAACAGCGTCTTCGTGCCGCGTGGCACCGCGGCGGACCTCGGCTTCGACGGGCACCCGAGCGCGGTCTACACCCGCGTCGACCCCGAGCAGGTCGCGGCGGTCCGGGACCGCCTCGCCCGTGCGGTCTCGCCGCTCGCACCGACCGAGGTCGGGGTCACCCGGCCCTCGGACGCCCTGGCCGCGAAGAACGCGACCGACGACTCGTTCACCGGGCTCCTGGTCGGCATCGGCGGTGTGGCGCTGCTGGTCGGCGGCATCGGCGTCGCGAACACGATGGTGATCACGGTCCTCGAACGACGCGCCGAGGTCGGTGTCCGGCGGGCGCTCGGCGCGCGGCGACGGCACATCCGGGACCAGTTCCTCGTGGAGTCCCTGCTGCTGTCGACGCTCGGCGGCATGGCGGGGGTGGTCGTCGGCGTCGCGGTGACGGCCGCCTTCGCGATCAGCCAGCACTGGCCGGTCGCGGTGCCGCTCTGGGCGGTCGCCGGCGGCCTCGGCGCGACGATCGTCATCGGCGGGGTGTCCGGGCTGTACCCGGCCGCGCGCGCCGCGCGCATCCCGCCGACGTCGGCCCTCGCGGCCGTCTGA